The segment CGCATCGTGGGCTACGCCGCCTGCTGGACCGTGATCGACCAGAGCGAGCTGGGCAACGTGGCCGTGGCCCCCGAGGCGCGCGGCCAGGGGATCGGCGGCGCGCTGGTGGAGATGGTCATCGAGCGGGTGAAGGAGCGCGGCGCCCGCGAGCTGTTCCTGGAGGTGCGCGAATCGAACCTCGGGGCGCAGTCCATCTACCGCGTGCGCGGCTTTACCGTGGTCGGCCGGCGCCGCTCCTATTACGCGCAGCCGACCGAGGACGCGCTCGTGATGCGCCTGCGAGTGTGAACGAACTGCTTGACACGGCGGACACCAATCGTTATCCATGTGCACCTTTCAAAGTGCACGGCGTACTATACACCTTGGACGGGGAGGTTTATCGTGGCAATGAGCTTGAACAAGGCGATGATCATCGGGAACGTGGGATCGGATCCCGAGATCCGCACCATTCCCAGCGGCGCGCGGGTCGCGCAGTTCTCGGTGGCTACCAGCCGGCGCTGGAACGACAAGAACGGCCAGCAGCAGGAGAAGACGGAGTGGCACCGCATCGTCGCCTGGGAGCGGCTGGTGGACATCATCGAGCGCTACGTGAAGAAGGGCGACCGGATCTACGTGGAGGGCGAGATCGAGTACCGGCAGTACCAGGACAAGGACAACGTGACCAAGTACGCCACCGAGATCCGTGCCCGCGAGGTGCTGCTGCTGGGTGGCAAGCGCGAGGGCGGTGAGGGCGGCGGCGGCAGCTTCGACCGCGGCGGTTCGCGCCAGCCGGCGTCGCGCGGCGCGGGCGGCGGCGGTGGTGCGGGCGGTGGCGGCGGCCGCGGCGGCGGGAGCGACTACGACGACTTCC is part of the Longimicrobium sp. genome and harbors:
- a CDS encoding single-stranded DNA-binding protein encodes the protein MSLNKAMIIGNVGSDPEIRTIPSGARVAQFSVATSRRWNDKNGQQQEKTEWHRIVAWERLVDIIERYVKKGDRIYVEGEIEYRQYQDKDNVTKYATEIRAREVLLLGGKREGGEGGGGSFDRGGSRQPASRGAGGGGGAGGGGGRGGGSDYDDFQAPPFQDDDDLPF
- the rimI gene encoding ribosomal protein S18-alanine N-acetyltransferase yields the protein MARVDVDAPFGLMTEPSFRIRPMHSADLPRVLEIEIACFSTPWKDATFRGLMRRTDTDLYVAELEDRIVGYAACWTVIDQSELGNVAVAPEARGQGIGGALVEMVIERVKERGARELFLEVRESNLGAQSIYRVRGFTVVGRRRSYYAQPTEDALVMRLRV